Proteins co-encoded in one Capsicum annuum cultivar UCD-10X-F1 chromosome 9, UCD10Xv1.1, whole genome shotgun sequence genomic window:
- the LOC107853524 gene encoding LOW QUALITY PROTEIN: nicotianamine aminotransferase 1 (The sequence of the model RefSeq protein was modified relative to this genomic sequence to represent the inferred CDS: inserted 1 base in 1 codon): MARNLXILVISDEVYAHLTFGSKSFVPMGIFGSVAPIVTLGSISKRLSLIKPNLGVEEHFSPVNCCLSIKLFSLIYSSLDFETSFRQFFRDTLTFRPYYFLTKMVVCCNLVFSCFQVIDSILGYLNITCDPATFFQGAIPQILQKTKDDFFSKIVNMLREDADICYGRIKDIPCITSPSKPEGSMFVMVKLHLNLLEDIEDDLEFYFKLAKEESLMILPGCVVRGQ, from the exons ATGGCACGAAATC GAATTTTAGTTATTTCTGATGAAGTTTAtgctcatctcacttttggaagtaaATCCTTTGTGCCTATGGGAATCTTTGGATCAGTTGCCCCTATTGTTACACTCGGATCCATATCAAAGAGA CTTTCACTTATAAAGCCAAATTTAGGTGTTGAAGAGCATTTCAGCCCCGTGAACTGCTGCTTATCCATTAAGCTCTTTTCTTTG ATCTACTCATCTCTTGATTTCGAGACCAGTTTCCGACAATTTTTCCGTGACACATTGACTTTCCGGCCAT ATTATTTTCTAACAAAAATGGTTGtatgttgtaatcttgtgttttCTTGTTTTCAGGTCATAGATTCCATCCTCGGGTATCTTAATATAACTTGTGACCCTGCAACCTTTTTTCAG GGGGCAATTCCTCAGATCCTTCAAAAAACAAAAGATGATTTCTTCtctaaaatagtaaatatgtTAAGAGAAGATGCAGATATTTGTTATGGTAGAATCAAGGATATTCCTTGCATCACTTCACCAAGTAAACCTGAAGGATCTATGTTTGTGATG GTCAAGCTTCATTTGAACCTTCTCGAAGACATCGAAGATGACTTGGAATTTTATTTCAAGCTGGCTAAGGAAGaatctttgatgattttacctG GATGTGTTGTTCGTGGACAGTAG